The Mauremys reevesii isolate NIE-2019 linkage group 3, ASM1616193v1, whole genome shotgun sequence genomic sequence acacacacaaaattcacAAACTAAATTTCAAATGACCTCCACAGAAATCACTTTCCCTCTCAATCATATTTTCACTTCCAGGGTATTTCTGATGTCATACACCTACTAATTCTCCCATCATCCATAGACTCTTCCAACGTATACAAAAGCAGGggtgtgattaaaaaaaagtgttttagaAAGAGACAAAAACCAACGTTTTGTACCATCTTTATATACCTTGGCTCCCAGCATGATGGCACGTTCTTGTTCCAATATCCGCTGTTCTTTCTTTTCATATCCAGTGATTCCAAACCTGTGTACTTCCAGACGGGCCTAAAACGTTACAGAAATTTGAAACCATTTCAGAGAAGGTATGAGCTATCACAAAACAATGGTTGGCACGCCACAAAGGATATCTATTCCAGAGAATGCTTAACAAATGTTTGGCAAATCAACGTTATAAAATAAGACTAATCAAATTTGGTACTACTGTGGAACATCTATCATtgcctgtttatttttttttcacccaGTCTCTGGGTACACATGCAGAGAGGAAATTAgtaaatacacatttttttaCTTTAATACTACAACTAAAGAACAAATAGAGGGAGAGGAGCTATAAGAAGCtcacacacagggccggctctacagttttcaccaccccaagcagcgcactgaattgccgccacgggcgcggggggggggggcagtccgtgtgcccttagggcggcaggcgcgtttccgcggtggtggcaattcggcggcagcttctatgtttagctgaagccgccgcggacagctaaacatagaagctggcgccgaattgccgccactgcggaaacgcgcctgccaccctaatggtgcacggactgcccccaccgcccgcggcggcaattcggcgcgctgcttcggggcaaaacaacagggactgctgcctcttgcagattgccaccccaagcaccagcttgtaatgctggtgcctggagctggccctgctcacacAGAGTGAGCCAGTGACCATTCGTTATTGGCTACCAATACATTAGAAAAAAGAGGACATGGAACAACTGGGATACATCTATCTTCAAAGGTTGCCCTACACAACAGCTCTAGCAGTCCTCTGACACGCCCGCACCAAACAATATATTCTGGAATGCTCTGTTTGCAAAAGATAAATTTATCTAAGAACATTCCAAATTAGCCTCAACTTTAACTttcccaatctctctctctctctcccacacacacaccccattcatCAGGATTAGATAAACCAGAGTAACTTACTTTTTCTAAATTAAATTCTTGTCCATTCACATTTTTCTCTGGAATAGCCATCTTTGtctataaagaaaagaaaatgtttccatttaaatCTGACAACTAGCAGCGATGTAAAATGTGTGCCAATGGCGAGAGTTATTTGAACGGTAATAAAATGCTAGAAAGAGTATAGAGCCTTTCAGTGGGAATCTCTTGTGTCTCTGTTACAATATGTAGACATTTTAGACTTTTATATGGAACAATTTTGTTTAGTGTCCAGAGTATGAAATCTAAAAATGCATATTTCTTtatcctgtgtgtgtgttcctgttTGATACTCTTTTACCACTGTGAATGTCACACAAGAAAAATAATCCATTTTAAAAGCAGACTCTATTCATCTTGTGTGGACACTGGTATTCCACAATtactcactgtttaaaaatatacAGGCCACATTCTGCATAACAGTTGCAATGCAGACTTGCTTTAAAAGTTCAAATTTAATTTGCAGTttgtcagaaagaaaaaaaatactgccTGCAAAATACATCTTTACCTTACGTACTTCTATTACTGATTTGTAATAAGATTACTGAGAAAGAATAAGAAGAGGATACAAGCTTGAAATCACTTATTTCACACATTAAATATGGGATACACAGAATGTCAAAACAAACTGTACATCAGCCATGGAAAAACTGTGTATCCCTCAAGGGAACAGTGGTACCAGTATCTGCCTGACAACTTGTGGTAATATGCAGGACAATGCTCAATTTATAGATGTTTGCACAAACAAATATATTAATGTATATAGCCATCTTAAATGATGGATACAAGAGAAAAATCTTATGCAGGAGCACAGTCAACAATGGCAGGCCAATaaaaacacactttaaaaaaaataaagaaatctacTATTAGTTGCCCACAATGAGAACAGTACAAACTACATCTTTTCTGCTAAGCAAGTCATGCACCCAAAGCTTAGATCATTTCAGAGCCCTATATCTGCTCGGCTCTGTGCGATCCCCCCCAACCCATAAAAGGTAAAGTTCATGCTTGTGAAAGGAGTTTGGATGGACAGTCCCGGAAAGTGAATAACTTGGTTTAACCAAAGAACTGgcacagcagaggcagcagcaatgCATGCTTCTCCACATTACCCTGCCAACATGCCTCAGCTGTGACTGGAAGGCTGTGTTGCCTGAGGTTCTACAGTTGCGGACTTAACCAAAAATCTCACAACTCTGAGATGGTTCAGTTGCTGGAGGAAGGAGATGTCATGGCAGGGTATGAAGCAGCACAAATTGACAAACTGAGAACAGGGCATTAACTGTCTCTACACAGGCTATTTTCATGCAAGATTTCTGCTCTTTTCAGGATACAGTGCTACTTGTAAAGGTGTGTAATGCATTCATGTTGGACCCTGAAAGTTTCTCTGTTCACTTCAGATTGGTAAAAAATCTCATGGAGTTATTTcagtgtctctctttttttttttttaattcttgagTTTGGCAATCAGGGAGCCGTCACATCAAACTGCAGAACCTCTCTAGGCCAATACTCAGCCAGCTCCTAAGCAGGCTGATGCAGCGTGGCGGCACTCTGGATCAGAAAATTCAGGCCATTTCACTGTTGCGTCCACTCAACTTTTACTGTCTAAATGCAAAAGGATTCTTCTCCTGCTTACCTTCTCCCCAGAGTTTTAACCCCCTTTCATATTAAACCTGAATTTCATGCCACAGCTCCTTTCTGTATCAAGTTAACTCAACACATCAAACCCAAATACCCCTAAACTTTGGCAAAATTCAGATATGAAACGTCACAACTCAACCATCTGATTGTTTGTCATTTCCAGAACACTTTGTAACATGCTATTTGCAAAAATCTTCCATAAGCAAAAAACCATGAACACAAAGAGGTGGAAGAGTGTGTTGGGGAGGGGAAAAACAATGCAAAGAGATTCCTAGAAACAGAAGGATGAACATCAGAACCCATCATAAAATTGACAATAGTTTGCAGCTCTCATGAGCTGTTCATGACTAAGGTCCAAATTCTGCAACAAGCTCCACTTCAGCAGAACCCTGGACCTGCATAGAGTCCTGCTTCGGGTAGTGGAACTCCATGCGGGCACAGGGGTCCACCCAGGCAAAGCTAATTTTCGCATCAGGACCTTAGAGATTATGGCAATAAACACTATTTTTGAAACAGAAACATAAGCTACCCCAAAACTCTGTAACTAATTAATAACTGAAGGGAACCTCTTCTAGGCATGGGAGGTAGTTCAGTTGCCAGGCTCTGTCAATCCTTGTCTCTGCTCACTCTGTTGACAAGTGGGCCAGTTATGATGGTGACTTTTGGGATCTGAACACCATTAAGaaatggactgagaccaccagaCAACTGCAGACCAGGTCTGGATTTGAGCCAACAACCTAAAAGGCTCCATTTTCTCATCCTCAATTCCCTGAGCTATCTGATTCTCCAAACTTGTATATGAGCGCAAACAGTACTGACTGTAGAAGACTGTGATTCCAGAGAAGAGGAAGAATCCTTATGGATGTCATTTCTATGCCACCTCACAAGATCAGAGCCGAGCCAgctagtattttaaaaaatatcaaattaATCTAGTTTGATATTAATGGAGTTTGCCAGGGAAGGATTTGGCCTAGTATAGTCTCTGCTGTTTCAAGACTTCAGAAAGTCGTACaacttaaggccagaagggaccaccagatcatctactctgatctcctgtatatcacagtcaccaacatcacccagcacccgcacactaaacccaaccacCGAAATTAGACAAAGGTATTATACTCCTCAGGAGACTAGGAGCGACTGAGGTGTACCACTGCCAGAGGCTCCTGACATGGCAGGAAATTGATTAACTGAGATGTACCCAGATGAACCAAGTGACCcagacctcatgctgcagaggaaggagaccgcgcccccccccaccctcattgCCAATCTGatgtggggggaaattccttcctgactctaCATGTGGCAATCagtttgaccctgagcatgtgaacaaCACCAGACAGCCAAGCACATGAAAGAGAGAATACTCTgtaccacctcagagccctggcccacctCCTTTGATCTGAATGAATGACCCATTCATTACCTTTGAAACACTGTCCTGAGTGAGTTCCACTTTAGGTTTCTTCTTTTTATTCCGACCACGAAATGTCACAACTTCCACCTCTGTTGTCTTTCCCTGTTGCGTAGATTCGGGTGACACAGCTTTAGAAGCCCTGGTTTCTGGGGTGGCTTGTTTTGAATCAGAGTCATGATGCAtctcatttttcagtttttcgAAGAAACTGGAAGCACTTTTCCTTTTGCCTGGGATTGCTGAATCAGGGCATGCATCTCTATCTTCCATTACTGTTCTGGAAGGTTCTGACCCCATCTTGTTCTCCACATTTttcttttgggtctttttcttttcatttttatctAATGGCTTGTCTCCTGTGcttcaaaacaaacatttcagcTTTCTTTTCTCTTGTACCCAATAATCAGACTTTAAAGACATTTAGTGTTTGTTTTCTCCTCACAACCTTCCACTCTCTTTTgtgtagcccagtggttctcaaccagggagtATGCATGCCCCTGGGGGcatgcagagatcttccaggggtacatcaattcatctagatatttgcctagttttgcaacaggctacataaaaagcagtagtgaagtcagtacaaactaaaatctgacttgtttatactgaaatgtaagtacaatatttacattccagTTGACTTACTTTATAATTATGATAAAAATGGGAAAATAAGGCATTTTtaagtaatagtgtgctgtgacccttttgtatttttatgtctgattttgtaagcaagtagtgtTTAAGTGAGGTGACACTTGGGGTACCCACTACAAATCAGATCCCCGAAAGGCATATagggtagtctggaaaggttgagtgcCACTGGTATAGCCCCAATCAACAGGCAGGTTTACTTGCACAAGAGACTACAGGGTGTTTACGGACCACAGTGATGATGGGCACATGACAGACACATAGTAAAGGACTGCTAGCCTAATGAAGGCTAAATGCTAAGCAGAGATaccagggtggggaaggagataATAGAACTATTTTGAGGAGCCCATGAAATTTACAGCCAAAGGAGAGACTGAGCTCCTGATCTGGGGTGGACCAGGGAGGGATCGACTGCTGCCTGAAAGGGGAAGCCTACGGGGGCTCGAGGGTCTCTAGGGGGATGAAGGGCTTACGGACAAACTTTCTGGGGTCACTGGAACTGCAGGAGctgcactgccccctcccagcaggggcacAGTGTCTGCAATGGGCCCCCAGAGCGAGCAGCCCCAAGCCCTGCCTAGGGGACGGTAACGCCCGGCCCTACACACGCGGCTCCTGCTCTCACCCACCGAGATCATACAGGGAGCTGAGCACGGCGTCCAGCAGGCTGCAGCgcgcagcctccccctcctcctcctcgcaccCGCCCGGGCTCCGCTTCATCCCCGGGGCCACGTTCTCCCCCGACCCCGCCGCGGCACGAAAGAATGAACGAACGCGCGCGGGTTTGGCCACATGCGGCCGCCGTCGTATCCGACATGGCGGCGCCCACGGGtcgcttctcccctcccccacgcgGAGGCGCCCGCTAGGCAGAGCGCGGCGGCCGGGGGAATGGGCGCTGCAGGTGGAGGCGGAGGCCGATAAGGCGGGGCGGGCTCAGCCCGGCGGTAGCGCGGGCAGGATGGCGGCGGGGAGCTCCCGGCTCGGGGCCCCCATGTACTCGGTAAGTGCCGGGGGCGCGGGCTGCCCCTCGCGCCTGGGCTCGACCCGGCTCCGGGGCGCCGCGGACAGCCGCTGGGGGGGCGGGTATCGGGTCTCCACCCCGGGGAACGGAAGGGGGCGCTGCGCAGCCGCCtggcggggtggggctgtgctAGCCCGCTCCGCTCCGGGGCGAGCTGAACTGCTCCGGAGACGCCGCGCAGAGCGCTCGCGAGGGGGCTCTTTCGCCGCCGTTCACTCTGAACCCTAACGATTCCGAGCCAAATGGCCGCGCTCCCGTTTGGCTGCTCAGCCGCGCGCGTTGCCACCTACAGCCGCGGTGCTGTGCCCGCTACCAGCCCGCAGTGCGCGGCCAGTTCCCCTCAGGTAGAGAGTGAGCCACCCACCGTGGTCATGTTTGCCAGCCCTCAGGTGCagcagagtggggagctggggctgctctCTGTCCTGGAGCGGGTAGGTTTTTGCTGTGTATTATAAACTCTTCATCTGGTCTTCCCACTAGGAAAGATGGAGAGGGGATTTTTTTGAGGCAGGAAATTAGTGTCCTCTTCTCTTCCTACCTCTCCATGCCATGGCACCCGTGGACACTGCATTGTGGACCACTGGGCTAATCTGATCACCCACACGCTAGTGGCAATTACTTAGTAATGGAAGAAAATAGGTTCAAACAAGAAAGAGATTTGCAAGTATGATTGCTGTTTAAATTGACAATAAATAGCACTAATTTACTATCATCTAAACGTTAATTAACATTCACTAAATTTGTGGCTCTGCTGTATGGGTTCTGTCCAGAAGCCATCAACTACATCTCTATAGGCTCCTAAATCTGAAGGTGGTTACTTATTTCAGTTCCTTACCCTTTACAAGAGActtattttccatcaaaattggATTCTTTTCATTTATCTTCTGCTGTTGGAGCCTTTAGCATTGACATTTTCAAGGTCTTTCTCTGCCAACATTAGAGCTAGAAACTAacgttttaaaaaatgaaagctgagcttctGACATAATCACATGAATCCAGAAGCTGCAGCCTTGAGAGACACCGAATAGTGTGACTTGTGATAAACTCAGAAGAGTTACTAATACTGCAGTTTCCCCTACTTAATTGTGGCCTCCTCACTGCTCCTAATTTCCCCAAAAACCAAggaatgtacacacacacatcatcCTTAATATGAAGTTGAGCTTGTAGGCGCTCAGCACTTGCCTTTTGTTCCTCATGCCCTGACAGAGTGTAAGAGTTCCCCAAACTCAGACATAAGAAAACCA encodes the following:
- the C3H1orf131 gene encoding uncharacterized protein C1orf131 homolog isoform X1 gives rise to the protein MKRSPGGCEEEEGEAARCSLLDAVLSSLYDLGDKPLDKNEKKKTQKKNVENKMGSEPSRTVMEDRDACPDSAIPGKRKSASSFFEKLKNEMHHDSDSKQATPETRASKAVSPESTQQGKTTEVEVVTFRGRNKKKKPKVELTQDSVSKTKMAIPEKNVNGQEFNLEKARLEVHRFGITGYEKKEQRILEQERAIMLGAKPPKKEYLNYKIYQQKIKEKKTVKKEDYSMEYKSDSIKKKKKKGQEQRKSRKKKSAVSVLPTGQVGKFTNGTLILRGSDLKKIKLSKAVK
- the C3H1orf131 gene encoding uncharacterized protein C1orf131 homolog isoform X2 translates to MTKIADLALWWAQCKCTGDKPLDKNEKKKTQKKNVENKMGSEPSRTVMEDRDACPDSAIPGKRKSASSFFEKLKNEMHHDSDSKQATPETRASKAVSPESTQQGKTTEVEVVTFRGRNKKKKPKVELTQDSVSKTKMAIPEKNVNGQEFNLEKARLEVHRFGITGYEKKEQRILEQERAIMLGAKPPKKEYLNYKIYQQKIKEKKTVKKEDYSMEYKSDSIKKKKKKGQEQRKSRKKKSAVSVLPTGQVGKFTNGTLILRGSDLKKIKLSKAVK
- the C3H1orf131 gene encoding uncharacterized protein C1orf131 homolog isoform X3, with amino-acid sequence MGSEPSRTVMEDRDACPDSAIPGKRKSASSFFEKLKNEMHHDSDSKQATPETRASKAVSPESTQQGKTTEVEVVTFRGRNKKKKPKVELTQDSVSKTKMAIPEKNVNGQEFNLEKARLEVHRFGITGYEKKEQRILEQERAIMLGAKPPKKEYLNYKIYQQKIKEKKTVKKEDYSMEYKSDSIKKKKKKGQEQRKSRKKKSAVSVLPTGQVGKFTNGTLILRGSDLKKIKLSKAVK